The following proteins are co-located in the Pelecanus crispus isolate bPelCri1 chromosome 5, bPelCri1.pri, whole genome shotgun sequence genome:
- the RGS16 gene encoding regulator of G-protein signaling 16 isoform X2 — MSCWMPGCPALSMCRGLAALPITCLERAKDLKSRLGILLHKPELGHRIRTSSKLQLGSRQRDSSREVLEWRESFDQLLKSKNGVTAFHTFLKTEFSEENLDFWLACEDFKKTRSKTKLASKANRIFEEFVQSEAPREVNIDHETREITRKNLSGATSACFNEAQAKTRTLMEKDSYPRFLKSASYQDMTKQATSRGISKRSHT; from the exons ATGAGTTGctggatgcctgggtgcccAGCTCTCAGCATGTGCCGGGGGTTAGCCGCGCTCCCCATCACTTGCCTGGAAAG aGCCAAGGATCTGAAGAGCCGCTTAGGCATCCTGCTTCATAAACCAGAGCTGGGACACAGGATCAGGACCTCCAGCAAGTTGCAGCTGGGCTCCAGGCAGAG AGACTCCTCACGAGAGGTACTTGAATGGAGGGAGTCCTTCGACCAGCTCctgaagagtaaaa ATGGGGTGACGGCCTTCCACACCTTCCTGAAGACGGAATTCAGTGAGGAGAACCTCGACTTCTGGCTAGCATGTGAGGACTTCAAAAAGACCCGGTCGAAAACCAAGCTGGCCTCCAAGGCCAACAGGATCTTTGAGGAGTTTGTCCAAAGTGAGGCACCCAGGGAG GTGAATATTGACCATGAAACCAGGGAGATCACCCGGAAGAATCTCTCGGGTGCCACCTCTGCTTGCTTCAACGAAGCCCAGGCCAAGACCCGCACCTTGATGGAGAAGGACTCCTACCCCCGGTTCCTGAAGTCCGCCTCCTACCAGGACATGACCAAGCAGGCCACCAGCCGTGGCATCAGCAAGCGGTCGCATACCTGA
- the RNASEL gene encoding 2-5A-dependent ribonuclease isoform X2 yields the protein MEPTAHSQQEAPTPSRTEAAEDLALKLNAAVRDRNMKDVLKLLEKGADVNSKAECGWTPLQSAVQADEEDLVRLLLDKGACPHARKDNGGTAFTEAAIAGNVKILELFLDYTLKDWEPNSKRWRDQLKKLYNIYRPMIGKLKIFQYTQQRIQNTSQGGIYLGLHGGTEVAVRISRSTEGDKEKRFFEQCGNCEHLLKLFQFEKAGGYMYLCFPLWEKNLEEHLQEPEDQIGYKDALRMIFQAVRELHSLGFAHQDLRPSNFFIDLDGKIYLADFDNKRKLIEGKKELVNSDLEALSKLVLYVLTGGRKPLQQVSTEDLAADSSDYEEALDLVSSLVSHDERGLEGLSKHPYFWSKQTRFKFLKSIWNKIKDLYNRKAVFRAPNATESFPYPSWTKEIDKDVLGIMENPRKGRPFKYSNDVTDLLRLIRNLDEHPDTRISNRIGDHAEYFLKVFPALTIYVYNSLRQNPEYSNFADIQDPSL from the exons ATGGAGCCCACAGCTCACAGCCAGCAGGAGGCACCTACCCCTTCCaggacagaagcagcagaagaccTTGCCCTCAAGTTAAATGCTGCTGTGAGGGACAGGAATATGAAAGATGTGCTGAAGCTGCTGGAGAAAGGGGCAGATGTGAACTCCAAAGCAGAATGTGGCTGGACGCCACTGCAGAGTGCCGTGCAAGCTGATGAGGAGGACCTGGTCCGGCTTCTGCTGGACAAGGGTGCTTGTCCACATGCCAGGAAGGACAATGGTGGCACTGCGTTTACTGAGGCAGCAATAGCAGGAAACGTGAAGATACTGGAGCTCTTCCTTGATT ATACCCTCAAAGACTGGGAGCCAAACAGCAAACGCTGGAGGGACCAGCTGAAAAAACTTTATAACATATATCGCCCTATGATTGGCAAATTGAAGATATTTCAATACACCCAGCAGAGAATTCAGAACACTTCCCAGGGTGGCATCTACCTGGGGCTCCACGGTGGAACGGAGGTAGCAGTAAGAATAAGCCGCAGTACAGAGGGTGACAAAGAGAAAAGGTTCTTCGAACAATGTGGTAACTGTGAACATCTACTGAAGCTCTTCCAGTTTGAGAAGGCAGGAGGCTACATGTACTTGTGCTTCCCCCTCTGGGAGAAAAACCTTGAAGAACATCTGCAGGAACCAGAAGACCAAATAGGTTACAAAGATGCTCTGAGGATGATCTTCCAGGCAGTGAGAGAGCTGCACTCCCTTGGATTTGCTCACCAGGATCTGCGTCCCAGCAACTTCTTCATAG ACTTAGATGGCAAAATTTACTTGGCGGACTTTGATAATAAAAGAAAGTTGATTGAAGGCAAAAAAGAACTTGTAAACTCAGATTTAGAG GCCCTCAGCAAGCTCgtgctgtatgttttaacaggGGGTAGGAAACCCCTTCAGCAAGTCAGTACTGAGGATTTGGCTGCTGATTCCTCAGATTACGAGGAGGCTTTGGATCTTGTAAGTAGCCTGGTCTCTCACGATGAACGAGGCTTGGAAGGTTTGAGCAAACATCCCTATTTCTGGAGCAAACAGAC CAGGTTCAAGTTCCTGAAGAGTATATGGAATAAAATCAAAGATCTCTACAACCGAAAAGCTGTCTTTCGAGCTCCTAACGCTACTGAAAGTTTTCCTTACCCATCATGGACCAAGGAG attgaCAAGGATGTTCTGGGTATCATGGAAAATCCTAGGAAAGGAAGACCATTCAAATATAGCAACGATGTCACAGACCTACTGAGGCTCATCAGAAACCTGGATGAACACCCAGATACCAG
- the RGS16 gene encoding regulator of G-protein signaling 16 isoform X1, with the protein MSCWMPGCPALSMCRGLAALPITCLERAKDLKSRLGILLHKPELGHRIRTSSKLQLGSRQRGGSAGFAPAEKSSSEYPLEKLPGQSCAMELRSGEPSGKVKEREKGKRAHRDSSREVLEWRESFDQLLKSKNGVTAFHTFLKTEFSEENLDFWLACEDFKKTRSKTKLASKANRIFEEFVQSEAPREVNIDHETREITRKNLSGATSACFNEAQAKTRTLMEKDSYPRFLKSASYQDMTKQATSRGISKRSHT; encoded by the exons ATGAGTTGctggatgcctgggtgcccAGCTCTCAGCATGTGCCGGGGGTTAGCCGCGCTCCCCATCACTTGCCTGGAAAG aGCCAAGGATCTGAAGAGCCGCTTAGGCATCCTGCTTCATAAACCAGAGCTGGGACACAGGATCAGGACCTCCAGCAAGTTGCAGCTGGGCTCCAGGCAGAG AGGAGGCTCTGCTGGGTTTGCACCAGCAGAAAAGAGCTCCTCTGAGTATCCTCTAGAGAAGCTACCTGGGCAAAGCTGCGCTATGGAGCTGAGGTCTGGTGAGCCGTCAGGGAAGgtaaaagaaagggagaaaggaaagagagccCACAG AGACTCCTCACGAGAGGTACTTGAATGGAGGGAGTCCTTCGACCAGCTCctgaagagtaaaa ATGGGGTGACGGCCTTCCACACCTTCCTGAAGACGGAATTCAGTGAGGAGAACCTCGACTTCTGGCTAGCATGTGAGGACTTCAAAAAGACCCGGTCGAAAACCAAGCTGGCCTCCAAGGCCAACAGGATCTTTGAGGAGTTTGTCCAAAGTGAGGCACCCAGGGAG GTGAATATTGACCATGAAACCAGGGAGATCACCCGGAAGAATCTCTCGGGTGCCACCTCTGCTTGCTTCAACGAAGCCCAGGCCAAGACCCGCACCTTGATGGAGAAGGACTCCTACCCCCGGTTCCTGAAGTCCGCCTCCTACCAGGACATGACCAAGCAGGCCACCAGCCGTGGCATCAGCAAGCGGTCGCATACCTGA
- the RNASEL gene encoding 2-5A-dependent ribonuclease isoform X1, producing MEPTAHSQQEAPTPSRTEAAEDLALKLNAAVRDRNMKDVLKLLEKGADVNSKAECGWTPLQSAVQADEEDLVRLLLDKGACPHARKDNGGTAFTEAAIAGNVKILELFLDCGLNINDHDDNGFTAFMEAAWYGREDALKFLYSKGANVNLRRAVSEEKAKLHKGGATALMDACKEGHFSVVKTLVQEMGADVNICDNKDRNALIHALKEGCAKERYESAVSIGHFLLDCGVDVNSKDECGKTALILAVEMRSPGLVKALLEKGEIDIDDADEEGNTALMVAVEKNDYDIAELLCEKGARTDIGNLIAVANRNRAHNMVRLLRQYNARLVSDTLKDWEPNSKRWRDQLKKLYNIYRPMIGKLKIFQYTQQRIQNTSQGGIYLGLHGGTEVAVRISRSTEGDKEKRFFEQCGNCEHLLKLFQFEKAGGYMYLCFPLWEKNLEEHLQEPEDQIGYKDALRMIFQAVRELHSLGFAHQDLRPSNFFIDLDGKIYLADFDNKRKLIEGKKELVNSDLEALSKLVLYVLTGGRKPLQQVSTEDLAADSSDYEEALDLVSSLVSHDERGLEGLSKHPYFWSKQTRFKFLKSIWNKIKDLYNRKAVFRAPNATESFPYPSWTKEIDKDVLGIMENPRKGRPFKYSNDVTDLLRLIRNLDEHPDTRISNRIGDHAEYFLKVFPALTIYVYNSLRQNPEYSNFADIQDPSL from the exons ATGGAGCCCACAGCTCACAGCCAGCAGGAGGCACCTACCCCTTCCaggacagaagcagcagaagaccTTGCCCTCAAGTTAAATGCTGCTGTGAGGGACAGGAATATGAAAGATGTGCTGAAGCTGCTGGAGAAAGGGGCAGATGTGAACTCCAAAGCAGAATGTGGCTGGACGCCACTGCAGAGTGCCGTGCAAGCTGATGAGGAGGACCTGGTCCGGCTTCTGCTGGACAAGGGTGCTTGTCCACATGCCAGGAAGGACAATGGTGGCACTGCGTTTACTGAGGCAGCAATAGCAGGAAACGTGAAGATACTGGAGCTCTTCCTTGATTGTGGGTTAAATATTAATGACCATGATGACAATGGCTTCACAGCTTTCATGGAGGCTGCATGGTATGGGAGGGAGGATGCCTTGAAATTCCTGTATAGCAAAGGAGCAAATGTGAATTTGAGGAGGGCAGTTAGTGAGGAGAAAGCGAAACTGCATAAAGGAGGTGCGACAGCACTGATGGATGCTTGTAAGGAGGGCCACTTCTCGGTTGTAAAAACTCTTGTCCAAGAGATGGGGGCTGATGTGAACATTTGTGACAACAAAGATAGGAATGCCTTGATCCATGCCCTCAAGGAGGGTTGTGCCAAGGAAAGATATGAGTCAGCTGTCTCCATAGGCCATTTCCTGCTGGATTGTGGTGTTGATGTGAACAGCAAAGATGAATGTGGGAAAACTGCCCTCATCCTAGCTGTCGAAATGAGGAGCCCAGGTTTGGTGAAAGCTTTACTGGAGAAGGGTGAAATAGATATTGATGATGCAGATGAGGAGGGCAACACAGCACTGATGGTGGCTGTAGAGAAAAATGATTACGATATAGCAGAGTTGTTGTGTGAAAAAGGAGCAAGGACTGACATTGGGAACCTTATCGCTGTTGCAAATCGGAACCGTGCTCATAACATGGTACGTCTTCTTCGCCAGTATAATGCCAGGCTTGTTTCAGATACCCTCAAAGACTGGGAGCCAAACAGCAAACGCTGGAGGGACCAGCTGAAAAAACTTTATAACATATATCGCCCTATGATTGGCAAATTGAAGATATTTCAATACACCCAGCAGAGAATTCAGAACACTTCCCAGGGTGGCATCTACCTGGGGCTCCACGGTGGAACGGAGGTAGCAGTAAGAATAAGCCGCAGTACAGAGGGTGACAAAGAGAAAAGGTTCTTCGAACAATGTGGTAACTGTGAACATCTACTGAAGCTCTTCCAGTTTGAGAAGGCAGGAGGCTACATGTACTTGTGCTTCCCCCTCTGGGAGAAAAACCTTGAAGAACATCTGCAGGAACCAGAAGACCAAATAGGTTACAAAGATGCTCTGAGGATGATCTTCCAGGCAGTGAGAGAGCTGCACTCCCTTGGATTTGCTCACCAGGATCTGCGTCCCAGCAACTTCTTCATAG ACTTAGATGGCAAAATTTACTTGGCGGACTTTGATAATAAAAGAAAGTTGATTGAAGGCAAAAAAGAACTTGTAAACTCAGATTTAGAG GCCCTCAGCAAGCTCgtgctgtatgttttaacaggGGGTAGGAAACCCCTTCAGCAAGTCAGTACTGAGGATTTGGCTGCTGATTCCTCAGATTACGAGGAGGCTTTGGATCTTGTAAGTAGCCTGGTCTCTCACGATGAACGAGGCTTGGAAGGTTTGAGCAAACATCCCTATTTCTGGAGCAAACAGAC CAGGTTCAAGTTCCTGAAGAGTATATGGAATAAAATCAAAGATCTCTACAACCGAAAAGCTGTCTTTCGAGCTCCTAACGCTACTGAAAGTTTTCCTTACCCATCATGGACCAAGGAG attgaCAAGGATGTTCTGGGTATCATGGAAAATCCTAGGAAAGGAAGACCATTCAAATATAGCAACGATGTCACAGACCTACTGAGGCTCATCAGAAACCTGGATGAACACCCAGATACCAG